A portion of the Micromonospora tarapacensis genome contains these proteins:
- the ltrA gene encoding group II intron reverse transcriptase/maturase: protein MNSDAPASQWPLFGQAEARVLEHQRKLHRWARNEPARRFDDVFNLVCDRATLMHAWERVAGNKGSMTAGVDSVTRFAVTRDDGLIPFLDDLRSSLRDGSFSPLPVRRAAIPKKGGKIRYLGIPTLRDRVAQMALKLVLEPIFEADFYPSSYGYRPGRRAQDAITEIHHFTRKPSTYEWIVEGDIKACFDNVNHQVLMGLVRERIADKKVLRLVRAFLRAGVVEQHGGFAASLTGTPQGGVISPLLANIYLSVLDRHFAKVWDEQMSPPWRRQHRRRTGRPNYRLIRYADDFVVLVHGTREEAEQVKQEIAEIVARDVKMTLSEEKTLITHIDNGFDFLGFRIQRKQWNRGPMVLTYPSKDTLAAVMNKIKKWTGRGTTSLALHEVLRKINPILRGWAAYFRYGASKKTFSYLGWYAWWRMIYWLRRKHPT from the coding sequence TTGAACAGCGACGCACCAGCCTCGCAGTGGCCGTTGTTCGGCCAGGCCGAGGCTCGGGTACTCGAACACCAACGCAAGCTGCACCGTTGGGCAAGGAACGAACCGGCACGCCGGTTCGACGACGTTTTCAACTTGGTCTGCGACCGGGCGACGCTGATGCACGCCTGGGAGCGGGTGGCAGGCAACAAAGGCTCCATGACCGCAGGGGTCGACTCGGTGACCCGCTTCGCCGTCACGCGTGACGACGGGCTGATCCCGTTCCTGGATGACCTGCGGTCCTCGCTGCGCGACGGGAGCTTCTCCCCGTTGCCGGTGCGGCGGGCGGCGATCCCGAAGAAGGGCGGCAAGATCCGCTATCTGGGGATCCCAACGCTGCGCGACCGGGTGGCGCAGATGGCGCTGAAGTTGGTCCTGGAACCGATCTTCGAGGCCGACTTCTACCCGTCCAGTTACGGGTATCGGCCGGGACGACGGGCCCAGGACGCTATCACCGAGATCCACCATTTCACCCGCAAGCCGTCGACCTACGAGTGGATCGTCGAGGGCGACATCAAGGCTTGCTTCGACAACGTCAACCACCAGGTGCTCATGGGCCTGGTGCGCGAACGCATCGCCGACAAGAAGGTGCTGCGGCTGGTCCGCGCGTTCCTGCGGGCCGGGGTCGTCGAACAGCATGGTGGCTTCGCGGCGAGCCTGACCGGCACGCCGCAGGGCGGAGTCATCTCCCCGCTGCTGGCCAACATCTACCTGTCCGTGCTGGACCGGCATTTCGCCAAAGTCTGGGACGAGCAGATGAGCCCGCCGTGGCGGCGGCAGCACCGCCGCCGCACGGGCCGGCCGAACTACCGCTTGATCCGTTATGCCGACGACTTCGTGGTGCTCGTGCACGGCACCAGGGAGGAAGCCGAGCAGGTCAAGCAGGAGATCGCTGAGATCGTGGCCCGCGACGTGAAGATGACCCTCTCGGAAGAGAAGACCCTGATCACCCACATCGACAACGGCTTCGACTTCCTCGGCTTTCGCATCCAGCGCAAGCAGTGGAACCGAGGCCCGATGGTGCTGACCTACCCGTCCAAGGACACCCTGGCGGCGGTCATGAACAAGATCAAGAAGTGGACGGGGCGTGGAACCACATCCCTCGCCCTGCACGAGGTGCTGCGGAAGATCAACCCGATCCTGCGGGGCTGGGCCGCGTACTTCCGCTACGGCGCCTCCAAGAAGACGTTCTCCTACCTAGGCTGGTATGCCTGGTGGCGGATGATCTACTGGTTACGCCGTAAGCACCCCACCTGA